The Saimiri boliviensis isolate mSaiBol1 chromosome 19, mSaiBol1.pri, whole genome shotgun sequence genome contains the following window.
TCTAATGGGGTCACCTTTTGTCCTAATTCCAGGCCTAGGTCCCAAGAatccctctgcttcctccttgGGTTCCTAGGTCTGATTggtcttatttttgttgttgttgttgttgtttgttttgtttgctttttttgagacacagtctcactctgtcacccagactggagtgcagtggcacaatctcagctcactgtaacctctacctcctgggttcaagtgattttcctgcctcagcttcctgagtagctgggattacaggcatgcaccaccatgcctggctaattttttttttttttttttttttttttttgagacggagtttcacttttgttacccaggctggagtgcaatggcgcgatctcggctcaccgcaacctccgcctcctgggttcaggcaattctcctgcctcagcctcctgagtagctgggattacaggcacgcgccaccatgcccagctaattttttgtatttttagtagagacagggtttcaccatgttggtcaggctggtctcaaactcctgaccttgtgatccgcctgcctcagcttcccaaagtgcttggattacaggcgtgagccactgagcctggctctgGTCTTGGTTTTAGGGGAGAAATCGCTGTAGTCAGAAGCCTAGGGGAagagcagaaggcagagggggCTCCAGTCCTTCAGTGTTAGAAAGGGGGCTCCAGTCTACTTGGAGGGATGGATTTCTGCTGGATGAgagatctgaaactcctggcatCTGCCTGACATGTAGTGGGGTATAGGAACTCAAAAAAGCCTTGTGGCATGAATGCACGAGGACCAGAGCTGAAGCAGACAGGAAGAGGGTTAGGCTGTAGGAAGGACTTTCATTCTTCATAGAGGACCAAGGAGGGGCAGAAAGGCGGCATCTTCCTCTGCTGGGTTTGGAGCGCCCTCTGGTGGTCAAATGACTTCAGGACAACAGAAGCCCTTGGATAGGGGTCAGCGAGCGTCTTCATCCTTCTCTGCCACAGCCCTAATCACAGGCCCTAAAGTGATGCCCTTGCAATTCCCCCACTCCTCAGTCTAAGGACTGGGATATAAGTGGCACCTAGGTGCTTGCTGCTTCTAGCTTCTTAGGGTTGGTGGCAAACAACTTATGTCTCCCTTGGGCCCTGTgggcaccctcctcctcctctgcgcAGAGGCTGCCCAAGGTGAAAGTCAGAGAAGCAGCAGTTCTGGAAGAGGAAGAACTCTCTCCCACAGCCCAAGCCAACCTGTAACAAAACACCCTGTTTTCTGGGAGAGAATGAGCTCCCTGTGCCTCGGGGGGCCACTCGCCTGGTAGGACATGGCACTCTAGAGGGAGTCCAAAGATCAGGAATCATCCTGCCTCACCAGGAACCTCCAGGAAGTCCTTCCATCGTGAGTTAGAAGGTAGGAGGAACTTCCCATGTTCCCAGGGCACAAAGGCAAGGAGTCAGAACCCTTAGATACGGCGGCGTTTATCACCCTCAGCCAGGCCCAGCTCAGGCTTCGCTAACTGTGTGATGTGGGGCCAGTGGGCCACTTGGGTGCCTCACTTTGGCCCCTTCTACCCACGTGCAGGCTAGTAAAGCAGTCGGGTCAGGCAGCTGGTGAGGTTCCCCCTACCGTACCCAGTTACGGCCCCACTGCCCACCGTCTCCCAGCCTGCTACCCCTCTCCCTCGAGATGCTGCCTATGGAAAGGGGCCTCCTTTCAGCTCATGGCTCCTTTCTTGCAGGTGGAGGAATGGGAGTGCAaaaggaactctttttttttttttttttgagacggagtttcgctcttgttacccaggccggagtgcaatggcgcgatctcggctcaccgcaacctccgcctcccgggttcaggcaattctcccgcctcagcctcctgagtagctgggattacagacacgcgccaccacacccagctagttttttgtatttttagtagagacggggtttcaccacgttgaccaggatggtctcgacctcttgacctcgtgatccacccgcctcagcctcccaaagtgctgggattacaggcttgagccaccgcgcccggccaaaaggaACTCCTAAGAGCAGCCAATCAGCATCTTCTAAAAGGAGCGTGTCCTCTCAGGGGCCAGCAGCGGGTCAGGCCTGAGTGTCTGCTTCCTCCATCCTCAGAGGTCTCTGGACTTTATCCTCATGCTCACCAGGCACCTGGAAGGAAGGAGTGGGTGGAGGTGAAAGGGTAGCTCCAGGAGCTACAGGAGCAGCCAGGAAGGAAGACGGCGTCGAGGCAGGGAAGGGAGGCTCAGAGGGTGTGAGGGCCCATCTGTGTCTCACCTCCCAGTGAACCTGGTCCTCGTAGCACTGGGAGTCTGGGGGGGAGTCCAGGAAGGGTAGCTTCAGCAGGAGCCCTGGTGGTGGTAGGGGAGGATCTGTGAGGCTTCTCTGCCCCCTACCATGGAGGAGGGTGCCACCCACTGCCACAGGACTCAGGGGTCTGGGAGGCATGAGAGCAACATGATGCCTGTGCAGACAAAAACACAGCTgtatttgttgagcatctactatgtgccaggccctgtgcaaAGTACTTGACCAGTCTTGCTTTCCTGAGTCACACAGCAACCCTGCAAGGCCAGTATTATCCCTGTAGTACAAAGAAACAAGACTCAGAGAagtaaataatttgctcaagtGTGTGCATTTGGTAATAGACCAGCTCTTGATTCCATCATGAACCACAGCTGCTGAGCTTTCTGTGGCCTCCCACACAAGAGAGGCACAGAAAATGCTCATtgcagccaggtgctgtggctcagggctgtaatcactagcactttaggaggttgaggcaggcagatcacttcaggtcaggagttcaagaccagcctggccaatatggtgacagcaagcccatctctactaaaaatacaaaaattatccaggtgtggtggcatgcagctacttgggaggttgagacaggagaatcaattgagcctggaagacagaggttgcagtgagctgaccttgtgccactgcactccagcctgggtgacagagtgagactctgcctcaaaaaaatgcTTATAGCATAAATaagttattaaatgaatgaatgaattaaaccATATTAGAGAATGAAAGTCTCTAGGtggtcaggcacaatggctcacacctgtaatcccaacactttgggaggccaaggcgggtggatcacctgaggtcaggagtttgaggccagcctggccatgatgaaaccccatctctgctacaaaaaattagctgggtgtggtggtgcacacctgtaatcccagctaccagggaggctgaggcaggagaatcacctgaagccaggaggcagaggttgcagtgagctgagattgtgtcactgcactccagcctgggcgacagaccacaGTTCCAAGGCTCCAcctcgaaaaaataaaaaaaaataaaaaataaaatgaaagaggaggaaggaagacagaccaaggctccatctcaaaaaaataaatgaagggaaggagagagggagggagggagggagggaggaagagacagaggggaggggagaagggtggGTCTCCAGGTAAGAGCAGAAGTGGGGGATGCGGAATCAGGTTTTATTTTGAAAGCCAAAAAGACTAAGGCCACACATGAAGAGCGGCTGCCTGACACGAGCCGTGGGCAGCTTCCTCTGTGGAAGGTTTTCGCGCTGGGTTCTGGAGCTGGCAGGCCGTCTCCTCGCCTCCCAGTCCCTGCCCCAAAGGGCGCAGCCGGCCCCTTCCAGGCCTCAGCCTGAGGTCGGGCTTCCCCCTAGTGGACAGAGGGAGCAGCACAGGCAAGCACAGGCCGGCGAGAGAGGGTCCCGCTCGCCTCCTGCCGGCTCCTCTGCTGCCCTTGGCACCAGAAGGGAGCAAGCACCCGCGTGCAACTCCGTGCCTGCAGGAGGTTACCCCTGAACCCACAACCCAAACCCTACTTTATGGCACAAAGTAGATGCTCCATAAATATCTGTGAGTGAATGAATCCATGTCAGGGGTGTAGGACCCCATGCCCCTTCCTCTGGAAAATCCAAGGTTACTCACCTCCAAGGGCCCCGCCCACAGAGGCAAACAGCAGTGTGACAAACAGCCCGAAGAGCTGGTGCACGGCCTGTGACGTGGCACTGCGCTGGCCCTCGGCTATGAGTGGAAACACACTCTCCAGGCTGCAGAGAGACCAGATGGTGGAAAGCCCGGGCGGGGGTAGGAGAGACAGGGACGCAGCACAGGGCCGGAGCTGCCCATTTCTCTGGAACTCGCACCAGGGGACAGGAAGTGGCCAAGAGGGTCTTGAGGGTGGGCGCCAGGCTAACTCTCACCTCCAGGCCATTGCTCAAGCCAGGCCCACAGCCTGGAGCTCCCCTCAACCCTCACAGGCCAGCAGACACCTAGGCACCTTTCAAGACTCCGTTTGCAGGTTGCTTTTGCCCACACTTGATGTGCAGAAATAGATCCTAAGGGTCATTATCTCTTACTGACCCTTCAGTAACACATAACACTCTTGAAGTCATTTGTTCCATGACCTGCTGCCCCTGATTGAGGACCAGGAGGGCAGtttctggtttggtttggttcACTCCAATTTCCTTTGCTCCCAGaatatggataaatgaatgaattgattCCCTTTTCTGggtcacacacagagaaagagaatgacaGAGGCCATTCCAGAGGGATGACGACTGCAGCGTGGGTTGGGAGGAGACTCACCCGTCTCCGTAAGCTTCATGGGTGGCAAGCCCAGCCACAAGGACCCCCAGGAGGGCCCCCAGGACCCCCGGCATCCCATGGAGGTTGTGGACTCCACATGTGTCTTGGACTTTGAATTTCAATTCAAGGATGGGCTGGAGGACAGGACAGATCATGAGTCTCCTGTGCCactccccacctgccccagcctgttgcagaggtgggaggaaaggCACAAAGACTCGGCATCTTCTACCCGGGGCCCGAGGGGCATCTATACCGTGAAGAACTTGTACCCCAGCGTGGAGACGGTCCCAGCCAAGAAGCCGGCTGCCAGAGCCCCAAAGGGTGTCAGCATCATTTCACTCGAGGTCCCTACCACAACCCCTCCGGCCAGCGCTGCATTTTGGATGTGGACCTAAGGGATAAGGTGTCAAAGGCCCTTTCAGACTGTCACACCCACAGCAACCCAGCCCTATCCACCACAGTGACACCTACTGCTTCTGGAAGTCCCTCTGCCATCTAACCTCTAACTCTCCCGCTATCATATCATCTCCCATTCTGACCCCACAGCCACCAGCTCAGATGGAGCCCCTATGCCTGTGCCCTTATCTATTCCCCTGGAGACTCTTTCTTGAGGGTCTCAGACCTCTCCTTTCCCCCCAGGCCACCCCCTCTGCCTCTCTGAAGCCTTCTTCCCCATACCATGTCAAGCCGCCCATCTTCCCCGACAAGGGCTGACAAGGCAAAGGTGCCGAGGGTGCTGGCAGCCAGGGAGTAGTATGTGTTGAGGGCTGTCCGATGCTGCCCAGCCCCCAGCGCTGTGAGCGCAGAGTTGAAACTGGGCCAGAAGATCCACAGGAAGATGGTCCCTAGATGGTGGGCAGGCAGGCGGAGTGAGAGGAAGGAAGTGGCTCCCACTCAAGGGACAAATTGTATGACTGCAGGTAAGTTGCTTACTCTcagcagcctcagtctcctcatctgttaaGTGGGATTGATAGTAACACCACCttaggccgagcacagtggcgcacgcttgtaatcccagcactttgggaacctgaggccagcagatagcttgatctcaggagtttgagaccaccctggacaacatagtgaagcctcatctctaccaaaaatacaaaaaaaaaattacccaggcatggtagcacatggctgggctgaggcaggaggattgcttgagtctgggatgtggaggttgcagtgagctgagatggtgccactgcactccagcctgggctgcagagccagaccctatctcgaaaataataataataacgataATGCCACCACCTTATCAAGCGGCAATTAAATGAGGCAATGCACATAAATGCATAGCCCGTGGCCTAGCAGGCACAAAACGCCCAGCAAATGGCAGCTCTTGAAGGGCACCAGCACAAAAAGAAACTAATTGGTTGAAAACCACGgaacattgaatttttttttttttttaagacaaagtctcactctaccacccaggccggagtgcagcggctcaatctcggctcactgcagcctccacctagcgggttcaagcgattctcctgcctcagccttcccagtagctaggacttcaggtgcccaccaccacacctagctaatttttgtatttttagtaaagatgaggtttcaccatgttggctaggctggtctcgaactcctgacctcaggtgatccacccacctcagcctcccaaagtgctgggattgtaggtgtgaacTACCGCATCCGGCTGGAACATTGACATTTTTTTAAGTATCAGATACGGAAAGGAAAAAGGCAGAGGCCACTATGTCGGGTACTATGCTGGGTACTTGATACACATATCACAAAGACAATGACAACCTCAATCTCTCCCGGAGAGGGCGGACCCTGCAGTGTTCAGGAGAGGCCTCAGTTTGCTGAGTACTGAATGGGCTGCGCCTGTGCATTTTGAGTAAGAACTGGGAGCCCATTTACCCTGCCTTTGTGTGTGAAATTCCCAGGTCCAtcctggaggaagagagaggagccAAAGGACAAGGTGAGGGAGAGGGCTGGGGACCCTGTGACGTAAACCAGCACGGCGGGAGACTGAGGGACCACCCTTAGTCCTGAGTAGTCTGTTGGGTGTGGCTTCTCCCAGCAGCATCTTGAGTGAAATCTCCCACACCCACATTTGCATCCCGTAGGTGGAGCATTTGTGGGAGAATCCAGGAAGGGGCTTCATTCCTGTCTGGGTGACACTAaaatccaggagctgggagaCAGCTGAGAATGCAAGTCTTCTGGGAATGCCTGGAAACCTGGGGAAGCCTTTGGACTTCAAGGCAAACTTACCTGGGTCTCAAAGGGCAAGGAGAGCTCAGCTGCCCTGGGGTTCCCTGTGCTCTGACCCAGCAGTGCTGAGCAATCCTAAGCCAGCCTCTCTCTTTCATATATCGATAGGCACTTCAGTCCCCATTCGATACCTtctacaaagtaaaataaaatctggatTTGCCTCTGTCAGCAGTTATGAAAATAGAGGAacagaagctgaggtggaggcACATGCTTAGAAGCAGGTGGCGGTGTTCAGGCACAGCGgcttaacgcctgtaatcccagcactttgggaggccgaggcgagtggatcacctgaggtcagcagttcaagagcagcctggccaacatggtgaaaccctatctctaccaaaaatataaaaaattagccaggtgtagtggcacacacctgtaatcccagcttctcaggaggttgaggcaggagaatgaacccaggaggtggaggttgtggtgagccaagattgcgccactgcactccagcgtgggcaacagagcaagactgtctcaacaaaaacaagcagcagcagcaggtggTGGTGACAGGGCTCCTAGCTCAGGCCCTGTTAGTCCCTGTGGTGACCCAGGACCCTTCCTCTCGTTACCCCTGCCTGAGCGTGCAGGGGCTTCCAGGGAATCTCCTGGGAGAAAATATCCTTAGGAGGTGGAAGGCAGCACTAGGGGCAGGCAGAGATTGCCTATTTGCTGGGGGAGCCAGACACGCAGAGGCCTGTAGGCGAGGGCAGGCAAAAGGCTGGAGCCTGAGCCAGcgaggagggtggaggaggggctgaCGTGGAAGTTGAGGAGGctgttttctggggtttttttttttttttttttttttgagacggagttttgctcttgttacccaggctggagtgcaatggcgtgatctcggctcaccacaacctccgtctcctgggttcaagcaattctcctgcctcagcctcccaagtagctgggactacaggcatgcgtcaccatgcccagccaatttttgtatttttagtagagacgggatttcaccatgttgaccaggatggtctcgatctcttgacctcgtgatccacccgtcttggcctcccaaagtgctgggattacaggcgtgagccaccgcgcctggcaaggaGGCTGTTTTCTAACCTGTGGCTGATGGGGGCCCTGGAAGGTTTTAAGCAGGGATTGAGGTGGATTTATAAAGGCCCCAGGAAGGGACCCAGGGCATGTGCATTCCCCAGGGCTGAAGTTTAAGATGTCATAAAACCCTTGAGAATGATGAGCGCAGATCCCAGAGCTCTCACAGCAGAATCCAAATGGAAAGGGAGTGCCCAGGCACAACCCCAGGACCGCGGGCAGCACCCAGGAGACAGTCACCTCTGGCCCAGGTCAGAGGCAGCCAGACCAGCCCCCTCCCCATGCTACCACCCATGCTACCACCCGTCTGCAGGCCTCACCAATCATGGCGAAGAGGTCTGAATGGTAGACGGAGCCCTGGCGGTGCCTGCTCTTCTCCAGCTGGGGCCTGTACAGAACCCGTGAAAGGACCAGCCCGAAGTAGGCGCCAAACGTGTGGATAGTCATGGAGCCTCCCGCGTCTCTCACCTGGGGAGGTGCAGGGAGGTGGAGAGGCAGGCCCCTGCCCCATTCCCGCCCCTGCCGCCCCCGTGCTCCTGGCTCAGAGGCTGACCTtgaccaccccccacccctccccagacTCTTACCCGCAGGAGATTAAGGAGCACAAACTCATTGATGCCGAACAGCGCCACCTCCAGGAGGGCCATGAGCAGCAGCTGTGCAGGCCCGGTCTTGCCCAGGACAGCACCAAAGGATATGAGCACGGCCCCCGCACAAAAGTCAGCGTTGATCATGCTGGGGTTGGGGGCAGAAGGGGGAGCGAGAGGCGTCAGGGAGGCTGACCTCTGTTCTGCCAGGCATGAAGCCAGGACAGCATGACACGGTGGATGGGGTGGGGGCGGAGTTCTGCAGAGAAGACGAGGAGCTCAAGCCCCCACTGGAGTTGGAAGGGATCACCTGGCCCTATTTGTAGATAAGAAATGGAGtcttgcgccgggcgcggtggctcaagcctgtaatcccagcactttgggaggccgaggcgggtggatcacgaggtcaagagatcaagaccatcctggtcaacaagctgaaaccccgtctctactaaaaatacaaaaaaaagttagctgggcatggtggcacgtgcctgtagtcccagctactcaggaggctgaggcagcagaattgcctgaacccaggaggcggaggttgcggtgagccgagatcgcgccattgcactccggcctgggtaacaagagcgaaactccgtctcaaaaaaaaaaaaaaaaaaaaaaaagaaatggagtctcaAGGAGGTTCAGTGACTCGGCTGACAAAGTCCACAATAGGTGGAAGAACCAGAGCTGTCTACCCTCCTTGAAGCTCTTGGGGAACAGGGGCCCTAAAGAATGAGGAGGTGGGGCTGAGTGTGAGGGTCAAGGATGAGAGAGGAAATCAGGCAATAAGGACAGGCAGGACACCTAACTAAACCAAGTGACAGCCAAAATCGTGAGTCAGGAAGCAGGCTTGAAGGTCAGGGCTTGAGCTGGGGCCCTTGGGCAGGAGCCTCCTGAGTGGGCCTAGGGGAGATGGGTAGGTGGCTGCTGCCCACCTCTCCATGCCAACATGGATGTGGCCGCTGTCAAAGGAGTGGAGGAAGCCCTGGACCAGTGTGGACCACTGCAGGGCAAAGGCGGCCAGGAGGAAGGTGAAGCCCACGCTGCTGAAGCCGTAACGCTGCAGGAAGACCATGAGGAAGCCAAAGCCCACGAAGACCATGGCATGCACGTCCTGGAAGCCTGCGGTGGGCAGAGACAGGTGGGGCACTCGGGCGCTGTTCTAGCCATGGCCCATAAACCAGTCAGCCGCCCTGCCAGTGCCCCTGGCTCTCACCAGCCAGGGCTGCCTTGAGCCGAGCCTATAAAATTCCCCAGGCATGTCAGGGCCTCCCAGCCCGGAGCCACCTGCGCAGAGCTGGCCAGCTTGGAGCAGTCGGACCCAGACATCCCTGCTGTCCTCAAGCCAGAGCAAGGGAGTAACGCCTTCTGCTCTATTCATTTGCCCCGTCCTGGGTCTCTTACAGCAGACCGGCTGGAAGTCCAGCCTGTGCTCTTTCCTGCTGCAGTCCATGCTCAAAATTCTGCTAGCTACAGGCTTCTTTTCAACATTTCGTCTCTGCTAGAAAGCCCTTCTTGACATCCACCCTTCATCTCTCATACTTCAGAGACTATACCTCTttcttttgaggattttttttttttttaaagacggggtttcaccgtgttggtcaggctagtcttgaactcccaacctcaggtgatccaccaactttggcctccaaagtgcttggattacaggcgtgagccaccacgcccggccctaggATTTTTAAGTTATTATCGATATTAGGTGTCTCGCTCAGTCATCCagagtagagtgcagtggcatgatcatagctcactgcagcctcaaactactgTACTCAgccaatcctcccactttggcctcctaagtCACTGGCACTATAGATAAGGCCCATTGTGcccagctatttaaaaaacaaaatttaggaggccgggtgcagtggttcatgcctgtaatcctgacactttgggaggctaaggcgagtggacagcttgaggccaggagttcaagaccaacctggccaacatggcgaaaatcagtctacaaaaaatacaaaaattagctaggcatgttggcgcatgcctgtgatcccagctgcttgggaggttgaggcacaaaaattgcttgaacccagaaggcagaggctgcagttagccaagattgtacctctgcattccagccttgggtgacagagccagattctgtctcaaaaaaaaaaaaaaaaaaaaaattagaaaatagcttTAAACTGTTAACAGAGACGATGTTGGAGAAAAGGAATCGAAGAAAGAAGGGACAAGGGTGCCTTGTCGCACAACTTCAATGCAAATGATGCCCCCTGGAGTTGTG
Protein-coding sequences here:
- the LOC101029937 gene encoding ammonium transporter Rh type B isoform X1, encoding MAGSPSRSASRRLQLPLLCLFLQGATAVLFAVFVRYNHETDASLWHRGNHSNADNEFYFRYPSFQDVHAMVFVGFGFLMVFLQRYGFSSVGFTFLLAAFALQWSTLVQGFLHSFDSGHIHVGMESMINADFCAGAVLISFGAVLGKTGPAQLLLMALLEVALFGINEFVLLNLLRVRDAGGSMTIHTFGAYFGLVLSRVLYRPQLEKSRHRQGSVYHSDLFAMIGTIFLWIFWPSFNSALTALGAGQHRTALNTYYSLAASTLGTFALSALVGEDGRLDMVHIQNAALAGGVVVGTSSEMMLTPFGALAAGFLAGTVSTLGYKFFTPILELKFKVQDTCGVHNLHGMPGVLGALLGVLVAGLATHEAYGDGLESVFPLIAEGQRSATSQAVHQLFGLFVTLLFASVGGALGGLLLKLPFLDSPPDSQCYEDQVHWEVPGEHEDKVQRPLRMEEADTQA